TCCCACGTCACTACTTCCAATGGATCCAAAAGGAACCATTCTCTTCACCACCGTAGGTAGACCTTTGTATGGTTTTGATGTCTTCTCCATCAAATTACCATTTAATTCTCAACACACCGTTGAACACCGCCTCACCGATTCTTCTTCCATCAATTTCAATGCCCAATTTGCAAACAACAAAGATCAAACCGTCGTCTTTATCTCCGAGCGTTCCGGTGCGCCCCGTATTTACTTGTCTGGACCTGCCTCAACCGAAACGGAGCAGCTACCATCCATACCTAGAAGCTTCTTCCACGACCGGCCCATCATAAAAAACGACAAGCTCTACTTCATTTCAGCTCATGAACAACCCGGTCAACCCTTCAAGAGCTGGTCCGCACTTTACTCATCTGATCTTAAGGGAAGCAAATTCACCAGATTGACCCCACATGGAGAAGTCGATTACAGTCCTAGTGTTTCTCATACTGGCAAATTTATAGCAGTTGCCTCATATGGGTCTCGTCCTTGGGCAGGTGAGTTTCACGAGCTTTATACGGATATAGTTGTCTTTCAAGAATCCGATCCGAATAAGCGCGCAATTGTCTGTGAACGAGGCGGGTGGCCCACCTGGTCTGGTGACTCCACCATCTATTTTCATCGCCAAAGTGATGATGGGTGGTGGAGCATTTTCCGGGTCGACTTCTctgaaaatcatgaattttctTGTTTCCCAAAAGCTCCTGTTCGTGTGACTCCACCTGGGGTCCACTGCTTTACCCCGGGGACTTTTCACGATGGTAAACGACTCGCTGTTGCAACTCGGAGGAAAAACAAGAATTACAGGCACATTGAGATTTTTGATCTAGAGTCCAATGTGTTTTACTCTGTGACTGAGTCACTCAACCCGAATTACCACCACTATAATCCGTTTGTCTCCATTGATTCTAAATTTCTGGGTTACCACCGGTTCCGAGGTGAGTCAGCTCAACGTGAATTAATTGCTCCACATCTCGATCCGGTAATATCTCCAATCAAGGAACTCAAAATGCTTAGAGTCAATGGGTCATTTCCTTCTTTCTCTCCAAACGGTGATTTGATCGCAGTGAATCCCGATTTTGAACCGCATAGTGGAGGTGTGAAGATCATAAAATCCGACGGTTCTAAGCGATGGACTCTCATAAAAGACCGTATAGCTTTCTACAACTCGTGGAGTCCCACGGAAAAACACGTCATATACACTTCACTGGGTCCAATCTTTGAGTCCGTGAAGACGACGGTTCAGATTGCTCGTATCTCATTCAGTCCGTCAAACCTAATCAATGATCACGAAGAAATCCCTTGTGATGTAAACATACTCACAAAAGAAGAAACCGGTAATAACGCCTTTCCTTCGTGCTCGCCAGATGGCAAGTTCCTCGTGTTTCGCTCTGGCCGGTCCGGTCACAAGAACTTATACATACTAGACGCTGTTAACGGAGAGTGTAATGGCGGTATCCGTCAGTTAACAGAGGGGCCTTGGATAGACACAATGCCAAGTTGGTCACCTAATGGTGACCTCATAGCTTTTTCTTCCAACAGACATGATCCAGATAAAGTCAATGCGTTTAGTATATATGTCATCAAACCTGACGGCTCTGATCTCAAGAGAATTAACGTGGCACGATCAGACACAGACAGGGAGAGGATTAATCACGTGTGCTTTAGTGGAGATGGAGAATGGTTGTTGTTTACTGCTAACTTGGGTGGTATAACAGCTGAGCCAGTGTCGTGGCCCAATCATTTTCAGCCGTATGGAGATCTGTATGTAATGAGGTTGGATGGGAGTGGGTTAAGAAGGCTGACATGGAATGGGTATGAAAATGGAACGCCAGCTTGGCACTCTGGGAGTGAGGTGGATTTGGGGAGATTGTCATTGTCTGTTGGGGTTGGGGACAGACTAACGGGCCAATTTGATGAGCCACTTTGGATCTCTTGTGATATTGAATGAATAATGCAGTGATTTCAATTAAATTGTAAGACCATGATGTTATGTTATATAATAAGAGTATGAATGTTTTTCATAGTTTGGTAttgaactttattatgaaattcaacttttttaGTAGTCTAACGATATCACCCTCTCTTATCATTTCTCCTACAAATGTGTAATGGGTTGTGAGTCTAGGTCTCTCTCACAATCTTGGGCTTGTCATTTTAATCTGGTATCATTATCCACGAGTAAaatgaatgttattttaaataaataaataaatatatatatatatatatatatatatataatagaatattattttattatttaattaaaaaataatatatatatatctaaaataaatatacataattttattaaaaataaaatttcatacctagatatattaaatttcaaCAAACTCTGTGAATGATCAGGTTTGTTTTTACTTCAAAAATATCCCACGAAGGGCAGGACTCAGTTTGACCgactcaataatattttattatatatatttatgatcaCAAAGTGTTCAGAAAACGAAAAAGTCTATTTGGGAGAAATTATTGTGGAGCTGGGGCGGTCTGGCAGAGCATTCTTATTTCTAGCGCGAAAGAAAGGACGTCCTGTCTGACATCAATCTCCTTCGAAATTATCAACAAATCGCTGAATCTGCATAGCATAAATTTCGGATTACGTTGCTGTTGATATTTATCTCGATCACTTGCTTGTGTTTTACCggtgaaattagggttttagagAGATGGACGATAGTTGTGCGGTGTGTGCCGATACTTTGGAATGGGTGGCGTATGGATCGTGCGGTCATCAGGATGTGTGTTCGACCTGCGTAGCTAGGCTCCGTTTTATTTGTAATGACCGCCGTTGCTGCATCTGCAAAACAGAGTGCAACGTTGTTTTTGTCACCAAGGTCACTTAGGTTTTTCATTGATTGTTATTTCAGTCAGATTTTCTATATCTCAATTTACGTTTAAAGATTGGTTTTTTGATTGAAAGTGGTGGCAATCTGTTTGCCTTGCCTTGCCTTTGACGTACTATGCTATGTTAGCTTTCGAGGTCAATTTTACAGATTTATTCATGTTGTTTCAGATCTTAATCTTTTCTATTGCATCAAAGTAAGTGCTATTAGGAcgttatttatttaacaattttaatgatGCTATTTGGTTCTTAGTCAAGGATCATATAGGTTACTTATTCAGCAGTATTTTCTTGACACACTGATTTAAGTCTGAATAATGCGTTTTTGCGTTGAGTTTGGGAATTGTTATGCTATATTGTGTGAATCATAgcaatatattatgattttgatatagtaaaatatatgcatgaaaaaGTCTCCTAGAATAATTAAGTTCTTCTGTCAGTTAATTGAAACGCACTGATTGACTGATTAGCAGTTTGAAAAGGATACTGAGACTAGTTCTTAGTGCACTTTGGCTCTTAGTTGGATGATTATTTCAAAGAGATCTGACATCTTTATGACTGTTGCTAAGAGTATAAACTAGAGCTAAATTCAGATGGCTGTTCCTGGTTTAACTTTGTTGCTGCAATTGAATGGATGCTATCTTATTATCAGTCATATTATTAACTTCTTTGCTGATTGCTTTACATCAGGCCCTGGGTGATTATACGAGGATGATAAGTGACTTTTCAGTCCTGCCCTCTGAATTAAGGGAGGGCCGAGTAGGACCATACTGGTACCATGAGGACACACAAGCATTTTTTGATGATGTGGATCACTACAAAATGATCAAGGCTATGTGCCGGCTTTCATGCAATGTTTGTGATAAGATGGAGGAACAAGCAAATGATGGGGCAAAGCGGCGGGTGAAGTTTCGGAACATTGAACAGCTTAAGGGTCATTTGTTTCATAAACATAAATTGGTTATGTGTAGTTTGTGTTTGGAAGGACGAAAGGTTAGATTCTtatatttgacaattttttatatacttttcTCTTAGAAATATTTGGCCAACAGAATTCAGGTCACACATTTGCTAGTATCTACTTCGATCCCAATAATTTATTTGGGGTTTTTCTTAATAGCCCTTAACAACTGATCATTGTCATTTTATATCTAGTAAACTGTAAAGCTtccctctttcttttttcttggtttttttaCGGTCTTAATGTAAGTTTTTTTCAAGGTTAAAGCCACAAATTTCTTAGGAAGGTaactttgaataataataagacCAAAGCAAGTGATTTTCCAAGGTTTGACCAAATATGGGTTCTAACTTTCATACCCCATGGAATTTCATTTTGGACCTGAACACTGTTGGCATTTCCTCAACCAAATTTTTATGAAGCACCCTGAAAATACCTGAAGTTGTGTATTCAAGtctttattttgttgaattaatgaCTAACTgaacaattttatttgaataatacaGGTATTTATTTGTGAACAAAAGCTATATACTCGAGCACAACTGAATCAGCATATAAACACAGGTGATTCTGAGGTGGATGgaagtgagagtgagagaggAGGCTTCATGGGACATCCTATATGTGAATTTTGCAAAACCCCCTTCTATGGGGATAATGAGCTGTATTCACATATGTCCACAGAACACTACACCTGTCATATATGCCAAAGGTAGTGGATGCATGCTCTTTTGATGAGaggttaataatttattatgagaTATCTAAAAGCTTAAGTGATATTTGGCTGTTCTTTGTGTGATGCAGGCAGCATCCTGGGCAGTATGAATATTATAAGAATTATGATGACCTGGAGGTATGATAAATTCTCGCTTGTGGTGGATGGGAAACGATGATGTGCTTCTTCATTACTGTTTCTGAATCGAggatattttaaactaaatttgttttttgttgcAGATTCATTTTCGGCGGGATCATTTCTTGTGTGAGGATGAAGGTTGCCTCGCCAAAAAATTTGTTGTCTTTCAATCTGAAGCAGAAATGAAGGTGAATTCTTAGACCTTATAAATATACTGATGATCTGTGATAGTTTTGTTGTTTGGGTAGACTTATTACCATGTCTTTTAGTACATTCAACTTTAAATAACTTCAATGAACTCCTTTCATTTTCAGAGGCATAATGCTATTGAACATGGTGGGCGTATGTCACGTGCAAAACGTAATGCAGCTCTTCAGGTATGAATGATCTTCTATGTTAGTGTGGAGGGTCTGGTTCATTATTATCTTTCGATCTcatgcttttgttttttctagGACATAAGTTGCATTAATTCcctttttctattaatttaatttttgtgtatcaGATACCGACTAGCTTTCGTTACCGTCGGAGTAATGAACAAGATCATCCTCGTGGAAGGGGACGGACATTTCATCGTGAATCTTCTGATGATCAACTTTCCCTGGCCATTCAGTCTAGTTTGGAGACTTTTGGTTCTGATGGCTCATCTTATGATCCATCTTCATCCAGTGTTCAATTAGTTTCAGATCTCAGAGAAACAGACAGTATTGACCCGCTCATCCAGCCTTTTGAATCGTTAGCTACTACAGATTCGGAGCCTTCAAGATACCTTCAAGCCTTGGGGCAAAACTCAAGGACAGCACCCTTGGAAGAATCTTCCTTTCCCCCCCTCCCCATGGCTTCCTGCAGCAGTCAACAAAAGCCAAGAAATACAGGCTTACCCAACAACACCATGGCAGCACatctcaaactcaaaaataacaAGAAAGTGACCATTCTCCACTCAGGTCAAGCATTGACATCAAATAGTCGTGGGCAAAAGCAGCCATCAAATAACCCAATCCAACTTATGCCTGCAGCTAATGTTGCTCCTGTAACATCATGGGGTTCTGGTAGTGGGCCTACACTATCAAGTTATGCAGCTTCTACTGAAACGAAGGCTCAGGCTCAGGCTCGACCAATTTCAGTTCATGGACTTGTGTCATCTGGTTCACAGACATCTGGCAACCACAGTAGGATAAGCCACTCTGCTTCAGCCCCAAATCTTACTGGTAATGGATCACTAGAACCTTCTGTTTCTGATTTCCCACCAGTTTCTGCAATGCAAACTCGAAAATTGCCTATAAGTAATCAGCCTCCATCAAAAGTGGAGAATGTTCAAGCTGCAAACAAATCTTTGGTAGAAAAGATCCGCTCTGCCCTTCAAtatgatgaagaaaaatattcttcttttaAAGACATATCTGGACAATATCGACAAGGTTTGATTGACACAAAAAGATACCTGGAAAATGTGCAGGAATATGACCTGTCACATTTAGTTCTTGAGTTGGCTAGTCTCCTTCCTGATGCTCAGAAGCAGAGAGAGCTAGTTGAGACCTACAATGCAAGTTTGCTAGCTAGTGATGGGCAAGAGAATGGTTTGACCCATGGCAGTTCACAGTGGAGAGAGACTAATGGCCATAAAAAAGGTAAAGGTAAGTCTATGGGTAGTGAACAGAGTAATTCCAACAATACATCAGCAGATAGTTATAAAGGGAAATCTGTTGCTGCTGAATTGAGTAATTCAAGGGATACTTTTGCAAATAGTGTCATAAGCACTGTTCAAGAACTGCGATCAGGTTACAAGCCTTCAGAAGAAGAGGTGGAGGTGCTATCTAAGGATGGCTACCGTGCTTCTAAAGGCAAATCAAAGGCAATTGTCAATGAGAGGGATCAGAGTGATCTGTCTGCTGGTCGtggattaaatcaaattttgggTGGTGGGGGTGGTGGGAATAAGCAAAGAAAGAAAACCTCGAAGTTCCAGAGAGTGCGACTTGGTGATGGCTCTATGGCAGCACTTTTGGATCTTAAAAATTCAGATCCCGATCCTGAGCCCAATCCATTGAATAACAGGTTAGATAGCAACCATAACTTTGCTGAAGGGATGCCTGTACGTGGTGTTTGGCGGAGGGGTGGAGGCCAGAAACTCTTCTCGTGAGCAATGGTTCAAGAAATCTTTAAAGGAATGGAATATCACCAGTATGCTTGTTTTCATCCCAAATTCATGTAGCATCAAATGCAAATATTAAGTTGGGTTGGCATGTTTGCTTTAGCCGATtcaagttttgaattttttacaaAGTTGAATCACTTGAACAACATTCCGAATGGGCCATCTTCTTTCGCAAGTTTTCATAGAAACAAGAATATATGATACagagtttgaaatttttggttTGTGCTTTGTAGATCTATCTTGAGTTGTAGCATTACAGGACTGCTCGTAACGTGATTCATTTCTTATTTTCCGTAAGTTATCACTGCGAATAATTTTGCCCCTTATTCAAGTCTGGACTTTGGAATGTCTTCGTCATGTCTAGTTTCTGGGTGTCTGCCTGAAGATTGGGGCTCAAACAGTAGCCTGTGATGCagcaattatattattttttattcattcagGATTTTGctaaatgaaatgaaatcaatttgaaatatttttaatctttcaaaGTCTTTATGGACGAGGCAAAAGACTAACCAGGTTGGTGgttatgataatatatgataaaagaaaCATATGTCACGGGTCCATACTATCAGCTGGAAGATGTCACAGGGCATATTCACTAGAACACATAATTGCACACAGAATAATACAGGATTAGCATTACTTTACGAAGTTCAGTAACATTCACAAGAATAAATTCCAGCATAGCCAAAGGTCTTTTCACTGCTGTAGCACATATAGAGAAATCCATCCTCATCCTTGAAGGATTCATAGACTGAGTCCACCAGAGTAGCTGCAGATTACAGTcgtaaattaacatttaaacaGATTATCTAAGATAAAAGGTCATGCAATATAATATCCAAAAGACAAACAACACAGATTTTATCCCAACTTCACCTGTTTGAGGTAATGTATTTTTCACAAATACAAAGAGAGCTTTTCCGGGCGTCAGATGAAGCCTGCTGCTTAAAATGTGAATGTATTGACCAATAGACATGTCTCGGGGTACCAGAAATCtgttattaaataacaataggAAACTAAGTTAAGTTGGTcgagaaaaatattgaaaatgaagtttcaGTTCCATAAAAACGTCTCTGACTGTATTAGCCTTTTCAACTCTCCACGTTAAAGAACACAGCTGCAATATTCAGTGAAAATTTGGCTAACCAAGTCCTAACAGATAAGAAATTTACTAAAACTTTAGGTCTCAGAAGTTTTGCCAACCAGAAATTGCCCTTCTATAACTTATTGAAGCACTAGATTTATCATAGATTTGGAAAACACTACCAATTACACAAGTAAATTGCCACAATTCCATTTCTttgagaaatgaaaataaaatattttccccTATTTAAGATGGAAGAATTAGATAACTGTAGCACCACCtaatatacataattagatTAGTTAATGCAATCACTAACCATAGGATGCACTAAAAAGGATCCAAGAACTAGATCAGTGATTAAACTGTGAATTATCCTTCTAATAGAAAACCACTCCACAATATTACCTTTGTTATATAAGCATTAAAGCATGGCTaccaaaattattaaaaccattGCTTCCCAAATGTTTTAACAATAATGTTAAGAACTCCGATGATACTGTACATATCTAACACTTCCACAGTATctagtttattttattcttttaaaaaaggaaaactcttttcttgatcttttttaaatttacagaTTTAAACCAAACCACTTGATTTCCTGATAAGAGTAGTATCCTACCAAAAGACTTTTTATACAACACTAAAATAGCCAATCAAGCAGAAATAAATAGTACACACCATAAAAACTTCATAAGGCCCCTCTTACAGAAAATATAATCTATTCCAACTATTACTCCTAGTCAGGCTGCTAACGATAGAGCTGAGAAAACCATCACAATCAACAACTCCATTTCTTAAAAGAGAAACGCAGTGAACACAAATATTCTACAATGTCGTTAGATACCTATAGACTTAACAGCCCTATTGGACTAATCCTATTGGAAACTTAAGGTAAAGCTGAAAActtactttttcttttccatttcaGGCAGGTCGGTTTTTGAATATCTCTCAGCAATTACCTATAAAAccataaccaaaaaaaaaaaaaagtaaaattaaaaaaatataaagatgatACAAATGGCTAGCcatgactttttttattttttctgcaaGAACCTAGGGATATATGATTGAATTTCCATTTGTCTGAGATAATATAAGCACacattttaaccaaattataaatGTTCGTTCTAAGTTAATCACCACGCAATCAGAAAAAAGTAACAGCTGTGGCTCTTCCATTGTGACTTACGGGGACTCGATCAGGATATTTTGCAATAATATCGCGTGATTCTTCGCATCTTTGCTCTGAAATTTGTACATATAGAAATGGAGGGCATAATTttctttaagagaaaaaaaaaaaaaacagacatACAGAAGACAGCAAAAGAAGATTGTTTGTAAGCCttagaagaaagaagagaacaAACCAAAGGTGAATTCATCTTTGAAAGATTTCGTCTTTCCCATGTTTCACCGTACGCGAGGAGAAAGATAGCAAGACGGATAATCCACCACGATCCAGTATTTTGAGTTGTCAAGTTACGGTATGGAATTGGAttctaatatttaaatgaattataaaaaattttttgactTGAACATGTTCGTCACGTGTTCCATCCATGTTATGGGCTCAGTTATAGCCCACTTATGTTATAAGCccattctatttttcttttcggCTAGCCATGTACTCTGTGTGTGGTTTTCTACACAACCCATTTGTTTGTCAGGCCATATCTAAACAGAGCCCATGAGATTGTATAGTTCAACATTGGTGAATTTCCATGGGTCAGCTCAATTCAGCCCATAGCCCATAAATTCACACTCAGCCTCCTGCCACGTGATCCCGCGTGATCCGTACTGTTTGAAAACTCACACTCATTGTGGAAGAACTGACTGTAATTTTCAGTTGTGTGTGGTAAGTGGAGGTGATGATCAAGCTATTTATTGTCTTAGATTTGATTTGTCTCTGCTGTCTACTGGTCTGGATTGCAAGATTATTGCACCAGATGTTGAAAGTTAGAACACTGAACCTGGAAATGTAAACGTAATTTATAATGGTCAAAAGCTGAACCAGAATATAGGATCAGATTTTTTAATCATTACAGAGTTCCTCTGCTCACGGCTCTgctataaaaggtaaaataactAATCCACATAAATCCTTCCTAACTAtgaagtttttatctttttgttgtttgtCCATTGCTTTCCTTACAGTTTGATTATTTGGAACCTTTCTggcaattattatttttttttatcgtaGAAATTTCTCTCTAAATACTTAGACTTCCTCCCCTGTTTTGGTTGCTGACGTTTTGTTAAGAGACACTGAGTGGCatgaatattttgaatattctGAATATTCCTATTAATTGTAAATATCAAAAAGCTTTTGAATGAtggtttataaattaatttgcgACAAAATGTACAAATTTATGATAGACATGCTTTTTAAGACTTGATGCTGCCCTGCTGAAAAAAGGACGTATATATTTTCTGAACAATGTATTACATGTGAGCTTCTTTCATTGCTAATTGATTTTAGGTGgattaaattttggttttctttcATGAAGGAATTTGGACAGATGGAGCCTGGGTGTTCTCTACTGGTCTTTATCAGCGAGTCATGTTCTGGCTCCTGGAGGAGCACCGTAAACTGACCGAGTATGGCCATTCAATTGTTTGTGTGCCAGAGCCCGAAGCACTGGATGTTCGAGCTTGTGGCAGGTGAGTGAACCATCTTACATGCAGCTTTCAATGTATAGCAGTCCCATGTGAAAGGGTGATTATGCTGTGCATTATCAAAAACAATTTGCTTTGTGTATCTTTCATgggagctttttttttttttccctctacaGAAACCGATATCAGATTGCTGTAGCTGGAAGAGGAATGCAATTAGCTGAGTTCTCTGCTTCTCATGCTGTGAATGTGAGACAATAAAGTGGCTTCTAGTGATTGTGATTTCAATCCATATACTCGAGTTGATGAGGGAACCAATTATTTCAGCATAGCCAGATTGTCTCTTATAGTTTTAACTAGTGTGTCATAATTGGCAATTTGACACGTGAAAATTGGAGCTACGTGACTCTTTAAGCGAGGGGAACTAAATACCGATCAGCcaaattttgagttttgagttaACTAGCAAATCTATGTTGATTTACTTCTCTTATTCgcatcttttttctttcatgttACAACTAGCTGGGGGTTCTGTATGTAATTTTCAGGGAAGTCTATAATTTAAGCTACACCAAGCATTGCCCACTGGCATAAATGACTTCAAGTTCTCTGTTTTGGTTAAGGTTTCAGGATCTGCTGATAGCCCGGCTGTGTCCCACCCGTAGTCACCAGGGGATCCACCAGTCAGGCAAAGTGGGGTCTTTCCAGAGAATGTTTCAAGGTACTTGACACGGTCAGAAGTCAGAACAATACCAGGGGCTTCCGGAGGGGGCAGCAGTCTTTCCTCATTGCGATTCTACCGTTGGCGCTTTGGACGGCTGCTGAAAACTGTCTGCATTCAAAGGAACTGTCTTCCCTGTTAATGGTCATGTTATAGCCATCATCGTTATAAGATTAGCCTTATGTAGGG
This sequence is a window from Mangifera indica cultivar Alphonso chromosome 5, CATAS_Mindica_2.1, whole genome shotgun sequence. Protein-coding genes within it:
- the LOC123215407 gene encoding uncharacterized protein LOC123215407, with product MDPKGTILFTTVGRPLYGFDVFSIKLPFNSQHTVEHRLTDSSSINFNAQFANNKDQTVVFISERSGAPRIYLSGPASTETEQLPSIPRSFFHDRPIIKNDKLYFISAHEQPGQPFKSWSALYSSDLKGSKFTRLTPHGEVDYSPSVSHTGKFIAVASYGSRPWAGEFHELYTDIVVFQESDPNKRAIVCERGGWPTWSGDSTIYFHRQSDDGWWSIFRVDFSENHEFSCFPKAPVRVTPPGVHCFTPGTFHDGKRLAVATRRKNKNYRHIEIFDLESNVFYSVTESLNPNYHHYNPFVSIDSKFLGYHRFRGESAQRELIAPHLDPVISPIKELKMLRVNGSFPSFSPNGDLIAVNPDFEPHSGGVKIIKSDGSKRWTLIKDRIAFYNSWSPTEKHVIYTSLGPIFESVKTTVQIARISFSPSNLINDHEEIPCDVNILTKEETGNNAFPSCSPDGKFLVFRSGRSGHKNLYILDAVNGECNGGIRQLTEGPWIDTMPSWSPNGDLIAFSSNRHDPDKVNAFSIYVIKPDGSDLKRINVARSDTDRERINHVCFSGDGEWLLFTANLGGITAEPVSWPNHFQPYGDLYVMRLDGSGLRRLTWNGYENGTPAWHSGSEVDLGRLSLSVGVGDRLTGQFDEPLWISCDIE
- the LOC123216505 gene encoding E3 ubiquitin-protein ligase ZNF598-like, whose amino-acid sequence is MDDSCAVCADTLEWVAYGSCGHQDVCSTCVARLRFICNDRRCCICKTECNVVFVTKALGDYTRMISDFSVLPSELREGRVGPYWYHEDTQAFFDDVDHYKMIKAMCRLSCNVCDKMEEQANDGAKRRVKFRNIEQLKGHLFHKHKLVMCSLCLEGRKVFICEQKLYTRAQLNQHINTGDSEVDGSESERGGFMGHPICEFCKTPFYGDNELYSHMSTEHYTCHICQRQHPGQYEYYKNYDDLEIHFRRDHFLCEDEGCLAKKFVVFQSEAEMKRHNAIEHGGRMSRAKRNAALQIPTSFRYRRSNEQDHPRGRGRTFHRESSDDQLSLAIQSSLETFGSDGSSYDPSSSSVQLVSDLRETDSIDPLIQPFESLATTDSEPSRYLQALGQNSRTAPLEESSFPPLPMASCSSQQKPRNTGLPNNTMAAHLKLKNNKKVTILHSGQALTSNSRGQKQPSNNPIQLMPAANVAPVTSWGSGSGPTLSSYAASTETKAQAQARPISVHGLVSSGSQTSGNHSRISHSASAPNLTGNGSLEPSVSDFPPVSAMQTRKLPISNQPPSKVENVQAANKSLVEKIRSALQYDEEKYSSFKDISGQYRQGLIDTKRYLENVQEYDLSHLVLELASLLPDAQKQRELVETYNASLLASDGQENGLTHGSSQWRETNGHKKGKGKSMGSEQSNSNNTSADSYKGKSVAAELSNSRDTFANSVISTVQELRSGYKPSEEEVEVLSKDGYRASKGKSKAIVNERDQSDLSAGRGLNQILGGGGGGNKQRKKTSKFQRVRLGDGSMAALLDLKNSDPDPEPNPLNNRLDSNHNFAEGMPVRGVWRRGGGQKLFS
- the LOC123216506 gene encoding autophagy-related protein 8i-like isoform X2, with the translated sequence MEEPQLLLFSDCVVIAERYSKTDLPEMEKKKFLVPRDMSIGQYIHILSSRLHLTPGKALFVFVKNTLPQTATLVDSVYESFKDEDGFLYMCYSSEKTFGYAGIYSCECY
- the LOC123216506 gene encoding autophagy-related protein 8i-like isoform X1, yielding MGKTKSFKDEFTFEQRCEESRDIIAKYPDRVPVIAERYSKTDLPEMEKKKFLVPRDMSIGQYIHILSSRLHLTPGKALFVFVKNTLPQTATLVDSVYESFKDEDGFLYMCYSSEKTFGYAGIYSCECY